From one bacterium genomic stretch:
- a CDS encoding class II aldolase/adducin family protein has protein sequence MDADLVKHLVHAAAVLNSIGCLPATDGNFSVRSGSRKAIVTRKGLEKRSLSRADLIEVDIDDVQPHEASSEWKLHRELYLARHDVNAILHVHAPELAVFVAAGKIPDVKLLMEAEMTLGRIAMIPYAEPGTSKVGELAVKHGANCGVLLLERHGVVAVGTSISEALHRIERAEFLARVQLRMKLL, from the coding sequence TTGGATGCCGATTTAGTCAAACATCTTGTTCATGCTGCTGCCGTTCTGAATAGTATCGGATGCCTTCCTGCTACGGACGGAAACTTCTCTGTCCGCTCCGGCAGCCGTAAGGCAATTGTCACTCGAAAAGGATTGGAAAAGCGAAGTCTTTCCCGTGCCGATTTGATTGAAGTTGATATTGATGATGTGCAGCCGCACGAGGCTTCTTCGGAATGGAAACTGCATCGCGAATTGTATCTTGCGCGTCACGATGTCAACGCAATACTCCATGTTCACGCTCCCGAATTGGCGGTCTTTGTCGCCGCAGGGAAAATTCCGGATGTCAAGTTGCTGATGGAAGCCGAAATGACGCTAGGCCGAATTGCCATGATTCCCTACGCTGAACCCGGAACTTCGAAAGTCGGAGAACTGGCGGTTAAGCACGGAGCAAATTGCGGCGTACTCTTGCTCGAGAGACATGGAGTCGTTGCGGTTGGAACGAGCATCAGCGAGGCTCTGCACAGAATTGAGCGGGCGGAGTTTCTTGCGCGAGTTCAGCTTCGCATGAAACTGCTCTGA
- the tsaD gene encoding tRNA (adenosine(37)-N6)-threonylcarbamoyltransferase complex transferase subunit TsaD, producing MRILAIESSCDENSASVIEDGVVRSLVTVTQNVHQQFGGVVPELASRSHLELQDDNITRALESASVAHNRIDYVAATSGPGLIGSLLVGHSYALALAESLCIRLISTHHMEAHLWSVEIDRSALPVPFLVLLVSGGHTQLVLVNGFREYEIIGSTRDDALGEAFDKVGKLLGLGFPAGAVIDREAKSGDSAAISFPVSMRDASYDFSFSGLKTAVAYKLRDEPEWANAEKRRDLLASFQAAAMKSVLEKVARAAREFDVRAIAAAGGVAANSSLRDGLKVIAQERGIELALPAMKYCADNAAMIGYTAWKQITAGLPAAALAVRPRWPLSDLRQTATLTN from the coding sequence ATGCGTATTCTGGCCATTGAATCAAGCTGTGATGAGAATTCCGCCTCCGTAATCGAAGACGGTGTTGTGCGCTCTCTTGTGACGGTTACTCAAAACGTGCATCAACAGTTTGGCGGAGTCGTGCCAGAACTTGCAAGCCGATCACACCTTGAGCTGCAGGACGATAATATTACGCGCGCTTTAGAGAGCGCGAGTGTCGCGCACAATCGCATTGATTATGTCGCTGCCACGTCCGGGCCGGGTTTGATCGGATCTCTATTGGTCGGGCATTCATACGCATTGGCATTGGCAGAGTCTCTGTGTATCCGGCTCATTTCAACTCATCATATGGAAGCGCATTTGTGGTCGGTTGAAATTGACCGCTCGGCGCTGCCGGTTCCCTTTCTCGTGTTACTGGTTAGCGGTGGTCATACGCAGTTGGTGCTGGTCAACGGATTCCGGGAATATGAGATTATTGGATCAACCCGCGATGATGCGCTTGGTGAAGCGTTCGATAAGGTCGGGAAGTTGCTCGGTCTTGGTTTTCCTGCCGGAGCCGTCATTGATCGAGAAGCTAAGTCCGGTGACTCGGCCGCGATTTCCTTTCCCGTATCCATGCGCGATGCGTCGTATGACTTCAGTTTCTCCGGTCTGAAAACGGCTGTTGCATACAAGCTGCGCGATGAACCGGAATGGGCAAACGCAGAGAAGAGAAGAGATTTACTCGCCTCGTTTCAAGCGGCTGCAATGAAATCTGTTCTTGAAAAAGTCGCGCGTGCAGCGCGTGAGTTCGACGTTCGGGCTATTGCTGCTGCCGGCGGCGTCGCAGCAAACAGCTCGCTGCGGGATGGCCTGAAGGTAATTGCTCAGGAGAGAGGTATCGAATTGGCGCTGCCAGCCATGAAGTACTGCGCCGATAATGCCGCTATGATTGGCTACACTGCGTGGAAACAGATAACCGCAGGATTACCTGCCGCCGCACTCGCTGTGAGACCGCGCTGGCCGCTTTCTGATTTACGACAAACAGCGACTCTAACGAATTGA